AATTTAAGATAGGCCTTTATAGGGATGCAATCCCTCCTTTGCCGATGGAGACCAGGAACATCTCATTATTGGGCAGCACCGGAAGCATTGGCACGCAGACATTGGATATCGTAGATAGGAATCCGGGCCGATATACTATCAAGACGCTTTCCGCGCATTCCAATATCGAATTATTGAAAAAACAAATTGAAAAATTCCACCCGGAAGCCGTGGGGGTGGTGGATGAGGAAAAAGCGGAAGCCCTCAAAAAGGAAGTGGGAAACCAAACTCATGTTTATTCAGGCTATGCGGGATTGGATGAATTGGCCCGCTGGGAGAGCGCGGATACATTGGTCACCGCGGTCGTGGGAAACATCGGTTTGAAACCCACGCTGGAAGGCATTTATGCCGGGAAGAAAATTGCTTTGGCGAACAAGGAAACATTAGTGAGTGGGGGCGCCGTGGTGATGCGGGCCGTAAAAAAAGCAGGGGTGGAATTGGTGCCTATTGATTCAGAGCATTCGGCGATATTCCAATGCTTGAAAGGTGAAACCACTAAAGAAGTGGAGAAGATCATCCTCACCTGCTCCGGAGGCCCTTTCAGAGGAAAAAGTTGGGGGGATTTGGAGGGCGTCACCAAAGCCCAAGCCCTAAACCATCCCACTTGGAAGATGGGGGGAAAAATTACTATTGATTCAGCTACGCTCATGAATAAGGGATTTGAGGTGAACGAGGCCATGTGGTTGTATGATGTGCCTGCCGATAAAATTGAGGTGGTGGTGCACCCTCAATCCATCATCCATTCCATGGTGGAATTCGTGGACCGGAGTATAATAGCACAAATAGGAAGCCATGACATGCGGATCCCCATCCAGTACGCCCTGACCCATCCGCAACGCCTTCCCCTCGATTTGCCCCGGTTTGATTTCGTGGCAGCCAAGGAATTCACGTTTGAAAACCCGGATACAACGACCTTCCAATGCCTCCAGATGGGAATGGAGGCCGCCGCGCAGAAGGGAACGGTGTGTTGCGTGCTGAATGCCGCCAATGATACGAGTGTTGACGCGTTTTTGAATGATCGGATTGAGTTCCTGGATATCCCCCGCACCATCCGGAAAGTAATGGATAAACATGCCAACATTTCCCAACCCTCATTGGAGGATGTGCTAGCCGCGGATGAATGGGCACGGAAGGAAACGGAGAAGCACTTAGACGGGTTGCAGGAACAACGAAACGCGACCGCCCAATCGACGTGAGATCATGCCCCGGAACAAAAACGCGGGAAACCGTGCCGATCCCAAAAAAGGGGGTTCAATTCCACGACTCATCAAGGGAGGACACCCTTCTTCTAAACTCTCGACGGGAAAAGGTCTTCTTTTGGGCGGGCATTGGTACCCGGGTCTGGTTGAGGTCCGGATGCCTTCCGGGAAAATAAGATATATCTCCCGCGGCGCGTATGAGAGGTATGTGAAAAAAAGCCGTGCCCGGAATAAAACAGTGGGGGAAATGGTCGCGGAAGCCCTGGGGGATGCATAATGGCCGTGCATGCAATCATATGTGGTGGGGGCTCGGGCACCCGCATGGGGGGAACCACCAACAAATCCTTCATCCTATTGGAGGGAAAACCGGTCATTGCGTATTCTCTGGAGCTGTTCCAGAATCACCCCCAAATAACCACCATTACATTGGCCATGCATCCAGAATGGGTGCAGGAAACCATGCGCTGGATCAACCGGTTGGGCATCACCAAGATGAAACGCCTCGTGGAAGGAGGAAAAGAACGCCAGGACTCGGTGCGTCGGGCGTTGGAGGCGGTGGGAAACGCCCATCCGTCCTCGGAAGATATCATTCTGGTTCACAATGCCGCCAACCCTCTGGTGGAAGAAGCTACGATTACAGAATGCATCCGGGCCGCCCATTTGCATTCGGCGAGCGTGGCGGGGTACAAGGTGAAGGATACCATTCGAAAGGTGGGGGAGGATGGGAAATCGATTAGTACTGTGGATCGAAGCGGGTTATGGGGGATGCAGACCCCCCAATGCATCCGGTATGGGGTGTTTGTTCAAGCCCATAAGCGGGCCGCGGAAGAGGGGTTTTTAGGCACGGACGATGTGCAATTGGTGGAACGGTTGGGGATATTTCCAGCCGTCGTGGATGGCGGATATGAGAACATCAAAATTACCACGCCCGAAGATATCCTCTTCGCCCAGCAAGTTATCCAAAGGCGGAAGGCCAAAAGGGAAGCGGCGTCAGAAAAAGACATTAATTAATAGTGCAACCAATTCGGGGGATGAAACTATTGAATATGTTGATTGGCTCGATCCCACTGGCAAGCCATTTG
The sequence above is drawn from the Candidatus Diapherotrites archaeon genome and encodes:
- a CDS encoding 1-deoxy-D-xylulose-5-phosphate reductoisomerase, whose translation is METRNISLLGSTGSIGTQTLDIVDRNPGRYTIKTLSAHSNIELLKKQIEKFHPEAVGVVDEEKAEALKKEVGNQTHVYSGYAGLDELARWESADTLVTAVVGNIGLKPTLEGIYAGKKIALANKETLVSGGAVVMRAVKKAGVELVPIDSEHSAIFQCLKGETTKEVEKIILTCSGGPFRGKSWGDLEGVTKAQALNHPTWKMGGKITIDSATLMNKGFEVNEAMWLYDVPADKIEVVVHPQSIIHSMVEFVDRSIIAQIGSHDMRIPIQYALTHPQRLPLDLPRFDFVAAKEFTFENPDTTTFQCLQMGMEAAAQKGTVCCVLNAANDTSVDAFLNDRIEFLDIPRTIRKVMDKHANISQPSLEDVLAADEWARKETEKHLDGLQEQRNATAQST
- the ispD gene encoding 2-C-methyl-D-erythritol 4-phosphate cytidylyltransferase, coding for MAVHAIICGGGSGTRMGGTTNKSFILLEGKPVIAYSLELFQNHPQITTITLAMHPEWVQETMRWINRLGITKMKRLVEGGKERQDSVRRALEAVGNAHPSSEDIILVHNAANPLVEEATITECIRAAHLHSASVAGYKVKDTIRKVGEDGKSISTVDRSGLWGMQTPQCIRYGVFVQAHKRAAEEGFLGTDDVQLVERLGIFPAVVDGGYENIKITTPEDILFAQQVIQRRKAKREAASEKDIN